One genomic window of Monodelphis domestica isolate mMonDom1 chromosome 1, mMonDom1.pri, whole genome shotgun sequence includes the following:
- the ANKRD23 gene encoding ankyrin repeat domain-containing protein 23 — MDFMSIQQLISDERAEGKVPGIRHGVPDPGGWRGDPRLGPLWTVALEKQKLVEEKRKKLETFNNSRVKLESLDDLENLVRKRKEKRLKRRVPPRVPGPPVQLQLLSQQQPVDLETFLKAAVENQELLIDKYLADGGDPDAHDMFHRTALHWASLKGHSQIVDKLLEAGATVDARDMLDRTPLFWACRGGHLNILKKLLNQGAKVNARDKIWSTPLHVVVRTGHCDCLEHLIACGAQIDKQDKEGDTALHEAVRHGRYKAMKILLLYGASLGVQNAEAMTPVQLARDWQRGIQETLRAYVGHPRTRC; from the exons ATGGATTTCATGAGCATTCAGCAGTTG ATAAGTGATGAGAGAGCTGAGGGCAAAGTTCCAGGGATCAGACATGGAGTCCCTGATCCTGGAGGCTGGAGAGGTGACCCAAGACTAGGTCCTCTCTGGACTGTGGCTTTGGAGAAACAAAAGTtagtggaagaaaaaaggaagaag ctCGAGACTTTTAACAATTCCAGGGTGAAGCTTGAGAGTCTAGATGACTTGGAGAATTTGGTACGGAAACGAAAAGAAAAGCGCCTAAAACGGAGGGTCCCCCCTAGGGTGCCAGGTCCCCCAGTTCAG CTGCAGCTCCTGTCCCAGCAGCAGCCTGTAGACCTCGAGACATTTCTGAAGGCAGCTGTTGAAAACCAAGAGCTCCTGATTGACAAGTACCTGGCAGACGGTGGTGACCCTGATGCCCATGACATG TTTCATCGAACAGCCTTGCACTGGGCAAGCCTGAAGGGTCATAGCCAGATTGTGGACAAACTACTGGAGGCAGGTGCCACAGTGGATGCTCGAGACATG TTGGACAGGACACCTTTGTTCTGGGCCTGCCGTGGAGGACACCTAAACATCCTTAAAAAGCTGCTCAACCAAGGGGCTAAAGTCAATGCCCGGGACAAG ATCTGGAGTACACCCTTGCACGTGGTTGTTCGGACAGGACACTGTGACTGCCTTGAACACCTTATTGCTTGTGGGGCCCAGATTGATAAACAAGATAAG GAGGGAGATACAGCCTTACATGAGGCAGTACGGCATGGCCGTTACAAGGCCATGAAGATATTGCTGCTCTATGGGGCCTCGCTGGGTGTTCAAAATGCT GAGGCAATGACACCTGTACAACTAGCACGAGATTGGCAGAGAGGCATCCAGGAAACACTACGGGCCTATGTCGGGCATCCCCGAACTCGTTGCTGA
- the CNNM3 gene encoding metal transporter CNNM3 isoform X1, protein MAAAAAAAAGGLRWVLAALCLGCAAGGDASGPRVLGFCLEEDGDGAEGPVWARGRVVRAAPGAAFRLRLFGSGFANRSWPWVAFAPAGADCPAGGGEVETVGAGGGAGSPLSVNPEAVRPHSALLAVRVEPGGPAGGARYRLCSRGGPEGRWSPAAEGDSLAVEEAPLVPWALGLLAAALLGLAALARGLQLSALALEPAEVQVLRESGSEAERAAARRLEPLRRWGSFALCALLLLASLAQAALAVLLYRAVGQRAVPAVLGSAGLVYLVGEVAPAAISGRWGLNLAPRALGLTRLAVLLTFPVALPVGKLLELALRPEGGRLRERVVDLARGTDPYNEFVREEFSKGALRCKTVEDVLTPLKDCFMLDASTVLDFSVMSTIMQSGYTRIPVYEEERSNIVDMLYLKDLALVDPEDCTPLSTIIRFYNHPLHFVFNDTKLDAVLEEFKRGKSHLAIVQKVNNEGEGDPFYEVMGLVTLEDVIEEIIKSEILDESDDYGENKVKKKPTSLSTPIERKKEEFSLFKGSDNEYKVKISPQLLLATQRFLSREVDLFSPLRISEKVLLHLLKHPSVNQEVKFDECNRLAADHYLYQRNQPVNYFILILQGRVEVEIGKEGLKFENGAFTYYGVSALTVPSSVHQSPVSSIRPSRRDLQSEPAENTHYSSTYCPDYTVRALSDLQFIKVTRLQYLNALMASRAQNSPQSPENIDLLIVPNSQTKLLNDKIAAAAGTANSRPNAPTEESLGRNPGV, encoded by the exons atggcggcggcggcagcagcggcaGCGGGCGGCCTCCGTTGGGTGCTTGCCGCGCTCTGCTTGGGCTGCGCCGCTGGGGGGGACGCATCAGGCCCGCGGGTGCTGGGCTTCTGCTTGGAAGAGGACGGTGACGGGGCTGAGGGTCCAGTGTGGGCGCGGGGCCGGGTGGTCCGGGCCGCGCCCGGAGCCGCCTTCCGCTTGCGGCTCTTCGGCTCTGGCTTCGCCAACCGCTCGTGGCCCTGGGTGGCCTTCGCACCGGCGGGCGCGGACTGCccggcggggggaggggaggtagagACGGTGGGCGCGGGCGGGGGCGCGGGCTCGCCACTGAGCGTGAACCCCGAGGCTGTACGGCCTCACTCGGCGTTGCTCGCGGTGCGCGTGGAGCCCGGCGGGCCCGCGGGAGGCGCGCGCTACCGCTTGTGCAGCCGCGGGGGGCCCGAGGGGCGCTGGTCGCCCGCAGCGGAGGGGGACTCGCTCGCAGTTGAGGAGGCGCCACTGGTGCCCTGGGCTCTGGGCCTCCTGGCGGCCGCGCTGCTAGGACTGGCGGCGCTAGCCCGGGGACTGCAACTTAGCGCCCTGGCTCTGGAGCCCGCCGAAGTACAGGTGCTGCGCGAGAGCGGCTCGGAGGCGGAGCGGGCGGCCGCGCGGCGCCTGGAGCCCCTGCGGCGCTGGGGAAGCTTCGCCCTGTGCGCTCTATTGCTGCTGGCCAGTTTGGCACAGGCCGCGCTCGCCGTGCTTCTCTATCGAGCCGTGGGCCAGAGAGCCGTGCCCGCCGTGTTGGGCAGTGCGGGCCTCGTCTACCTGGTGGGCGAGGTGGCGCCCGCGGCCATCAGCGGCCGCTGGGGCCTGAACCTGGCCCCGCGTGCATTGGGGCTCACCCGTCTGGCTGTCCTGCTCACTTTCCCTGTGGCCTTGCCCGTGGGCAAGCTGCTAGAGCTCGCCCTGCGCCCGGAAGGCGGTCGGCTGCGGGAGCGTGTGGTGGATCTGGCCCGTGGCACTGACCCCTACAACGAGTTCGTAAGGGAGGAGTTCAGTAAGGGGGCCTTGCGGTGCAAAACAGTAGAGGACGTGCTTACCCCACTGAAGGATTGTTTCATGCTGGATGCTTCGACCGTGCTTGACTTCAGCGTCATGTCCACCATCATGCAGAGCGGCTATACCCGCATCCCAGTGTATGAGGAAGAACGCTCCAATATTGTGGACATGCTCTACCTCAAGGATTTGGCCTTAGTGGACCCAGAGGACTGCACTCCGCTCAGCACCATTATCCGATTCTACAACCACCCACTCCACTTTGTCTTCAATGACACCAAGCTGGATGCCGTCCTGGAGGAATTCAAACGAG GAAAGTCACATCTGGCCATTGTGCAGAAGGTGAACAATGAGGGTGAAGGAGACCCTTTCTATGAGGTTATGGGTCTTGTCACATTGGAGGATGTCATTGAAGAGATAATTAAATCAGAGATCCTAGATGAATCTGATGACTATG GAGAAAACAAGGTGAAGAAGAAACCTACTTCTCTGAGCACACccatagaaagaaagaaggaagagttcTCCTTGTTCAAAGGGTCTGACAATGAGTACAAAGTGAAGATCTCTCCCCAGCTGCTCCTGGCTACCCAGCGATTCCTCTCCCGAG AGGTGGACTTATTTAGCCCACTACGAATCTCAGAGAAGGTCCTGCTACATCTGCTGAAGCATCCCAGTGTCAACCAGGAAGTGAAGTTTGATGAATGCAACCGATTGGCTGCAGACCATTACCTGTACCAGCGCAATCAGCCAGTTAACTACTTCATTCTCATCCTGCAG ggCAGGGTAGAAGTGGAAATTGGGAAGGAGGGCCTCAAGTTTGAAAATGGAGCCTTTACTTACTATGGTGTGTCTGCCCTGACAGTACCATCTTCAG TTCATCAGTCCCCAGTGTCTTCAATTCGGCCCAGCCGACGTGACCTGCAATCCGAGCCAGCAGAGAATACCCACTACTCTTCTACATATTGTCCTGACTACACCGTGAGGGCCCTCTCTGATCTGCAGTTCATTAAG gTAACTCGACTGCAGTACCTCAATGCACTCATGGCATCACGGGCCCAGAATTCTCCACAGTCTCCTGAGAACATAGACCTCCTAATTGTCCCCAACAGCCAGACCAAGCTACTCAATGACAAGATTGCTGCAGCAGCAG GGACAGCCAACAGCAGGCCAAATGCCCCAACAGAAGAGAGTCTTGGGAGGAACCCAGGAGTTTAA
- the CNNM3 gene encoding metal transporter CNNM3 isoform X2 has product MAAAAAAAAGGLRWVLAALCLGCAAGGDASGPRVLGFCLEEDGDGAEGPVWARGRVVRAAPGAAFRLRLFGSGFANRSWPWVAFAPAGADCPAGGGEVETVGAGGGAGSPLSVNPEAVRPHSALLAVRVEPGGPAGGARYRLCSRGGPEGRWSPAAEGDSLAVEEAPLVPWALGLLAAALLGLAALARGLQLSALALEPAEVQVLRESGSEAERAAARRLEPLRRWGSFALCALLLLASLAQAALAVLLYRAVGQRAVPAVLGSAGLVYLVGEVAPAAISGRWGLNLAPRALGLTRLAVLLTFPVALPVGKLLELALRPEGGRLRERVVDLARGTDPYNEFVREEFSKGALRCKTVEDVLTPLKDCFMLDASTVLDFSVMSTIMQSGYTRIPVYEEERSNIVDMLYLKDLALVDPEDCTPLSTIIRFYNHPLHFVFNDTKLDAVLEEFKRGKSHLAIVQKVNNEGEGDPFYEVMGLVTLEDVIEEIIKSEILDESDDYGENKVKKKPTSLSTPIERKKEEFSLFKGSDNEYKVKISPQLLLATQRFLSREVDLFSPLRISEKVLLHLLKHPSVNQEVKFDECNRLAADHYLYQRNQPVNYFILILQGRVEVEIGKEGLKFENGAFTYYGVSALTVPSSVHQSPVSSIRPSRRDLQSEPAENTHYSSTYCPDYTVRALSDLQFIKVTRLQYLNALMASRAQNSPQSPENIDLLIVPNSQTKLLNDKIAAAAAFPVNISLFGTVGNCS; this is encoded by the exons atggcggcggcggcagcagcggcaGCGGGCGGCCTCCGTTGGGTGCTTGCCGCGCTCTGCTTGGGCTGCGCCGCTGGGGGGGACGCATCAGGCCCGCGGGTGCTGGGCTTCTGCTTGGAAGAGGACGGTGACGGGGCTGAGGGTCCAGTGTGGGCGCGGGGCCGGGTGGTCCGGGCCGCGCCCGGAGCCGCCTTCCGCTTGCGGCTCTTCGGCTCTGGCTTCGCCAACCGCTCGTGGCCCTGGGTGGCCTTCGCACCGGCGGGCGCGGACTGCccggcggggggaggggaggtagagACGGTGGGCGCGGGCGGGGGCGCGGGCTCGCCACTGAGCGTGAACCCCGAGGCTGTACGGCCTCACTCGGCGTTGCTCGCGGTGCGCGTGGAGCCCGGCGGGCCCGCGGGAGGCGCGCGCTACCGCTTGTGCAGCCGCGGGGGGCCCGAGGGGCGCTGGTCGCCCGCAGCGGAGGGGGACTCGCTCGCAGTTGAGGAGGCGCCACTGGTGCCCTGGGCTCTGGGCCTCCTGGCGGCCGCGCTGCTAGGACTGGCGGCGCTAGCCCGGGGACTGCAACTTAGCGCCCTGGCTCTGGAGCCCGCCGAAGTACAGGTGCTGCGCGAGAGCGGCTCGGAGGCGGAGCGGGCGGCCGCGCGGCGCCTGGAGCCCCTGCGGCGCTGGGGAAGCTTCGCCCTGTGCGCTCTATTGCTGCTGGCCAGTTTGGCACAGGCCGCGCTCGCCGTGCTTCTCTATCGAGCCGTGGGCCAGAGAGCCGTGCCCGCCGTGTTGGGCAGTGCGGGCCTCGTCTACCTGGTGGGCGAGGTGGCGCCCGCGGCCATCAGCGGCCGCTGGGGCCTGAACCTGGCCCCGCGTGCATTGGGGCTCACCCGTCTGGCTGTCCTGCTCACTTTCCCTGTGGCCTTGCCCGTGGGCAAGCTGCTAGAGCTCGCCCTGCGCCCGGAAGGCGGTCGGCTGCGGGAGCGTGTGGTGGATCTGGCCCGTGGCACTGACCCCTACAACGAGTTCGTAAGGGAGGAGTTCAGTAAGGGGGCCTTGCGGTGCAAAACAGTAGAGGACGTGCTTACCCCACTGAAGGATTGTTTCATGCTGGATGCTTCGACCGTGCTTGACTTCAGCGTCATGTCCACCATCATGCAGAGCGGCTATACCCGCATCCCAGTGTATGAGGAAGAACGCTCCAATATTGTGGACATGCTCTACCTCAAGGATTTGGCCTTAGTGGACCCAGAGGACTGCACTCCGCTCAGCACCATTATCCGATTCTACAACCACCCACTCCACTTTGTCTTCAATGACACCAAGCTGGATGCCGTCCTGGAGGAATTCAAACGAG GAAAGTCACATCTGGCCATTGTGCAGAAGGTGAACAATGAGGGTGAAGGAGACCCTTTCTATGAGGTTATGGGTCTTGTCACATTGGAGGATGTCATTGAAGAGATAATTAAATCAGAGATCCTAGATGAATCTGATGACTATG GAGAAAACAAGGTGAAGAAGAAACCTACTTCTCTGAGCACACccatagaaagaaagaaggaagagttcTCCTTGTTCAAAGGGTCTGACAATGAGTACAAAGTGAAGATCTCTCCCCAGCTGCTCCTGGCTACCCAGCGATTCCTCTCCCGAG AGGTGGACTTATTTAGCCCACTACGAATCTCAGAGAAGGTCCTGCTACATCTGCTGAAGCATCCCAGTGTCAACCAGGAAGTGAAGTTTGATGAATGCAACCGATTGGCTGCAGACCATTACCTGTACCAGCGCAATCAGCCAGTTAACTACTTCATTCTCATCCTGCAG ggCAGGGTAGAAGTGGAAATTGGGAAGGAGGGCCTCAAGTTTGAAAATGGAGCCTTTACTTACTATGGTGTGTCTGCCCTGACAGTACCATCTTCAG TTCATCAGTCCCCAGTGTCTTCAATTCGGCCCAGCCGACGTGACCTGCAATCCGAGCCAGCAGAGAATACCCACTACTCTTCTACATATTGTCCTGACTACACCGTGAGGGCCCTCTCTGATCTGCAGTTCATTAAG gTAACTCGACTGCAGTACCTCAATGCACTCATGGCATCACGGGCCCAGAATTCTCCACAGTCTCCTGAGAACATAGACCTCCTAATTGTCCCCAACAGCCAGACCAAGCTACTCAATGACAAGATTGCTGCAGCAGCAG cCTTCCCAGTAAACATTTCCCTCTTTGGCACAGTTGGAAACTGCAGTTGA